The DNA segment TGAGACACTGATAAGTTTCTTCTTCAGGCTTCACCAGTTGTAGATTTTGGCAAGATCATCATCTACACTAATAACCTGAAAATCATCCGTGCACCAATGGACCAGAAAGAGCTTATGAGAAGAATCATCCAAACTGAGGGAATAAATGACTGTACCTTCATGTGtcatgagaggaaagaaatatttggtGGTGGACATAAAaaagatgtggaaaaaaatgtcaCCTGCAACCAATATGTGCTGgtaagagaaaatggaaagtgCTTTTTATGCCTAAGACAATTGGTTGTCTCAGCCTTGGTTAAACCACAGAGTTTTCCCACCCAAGCCCCATCTATCTCTGTATCTGGCTTCTAGATAAATTTGGATTAAAATCATCACTTTGTTCCTCATTGCCCTCAGGAGGTGACAACCAATGCTGTGCTGCAGTCTGTGCTCTGGGGACAGTTGTGCTGGTTCCAGATGCTCATGTCTCCCACTGGATTCTTCCCCTGGAGGTGACTGATGTTTATGTAGCTTGGCTGGGGTCCATCCTGTGTCACCTCTTCCAGTGGGATAAGGGCAGGCCAGAGTTTCTCTCACAAGGCTAAACACAACTGCTCTGTGGCTGAGATTGCTGTAGGctaaaattttaatattgtCTGAAATAAGATTGTGCCTTCCACTTACTCTCTCATGGTGGAATCTTTGTTGAGCAGAATCCCAATTAGTCTGACCATAATTTGATCCCACAACACTTAATGTTATGAGGGGCAGATACACTTTCACAGAGCCGAGTCCAGCCTCTGCTGAGCACAGGTCACCAAGGTCCTTCTTCCCCCAGGAATTTCAAGGTGGGATTTGAAAGAGGCCATCTGGCACCACAGGACAGAGGTGCAGACACAAGAAACAACTTGAAGCAAGGTGTCCAGAAGACAGAATTCCCTCTTTCAAGTGTGTTCCTGACTTTGGTGTCTCACACCcattaacagattttttttccctgctctgtctccTTCAGGAGGATGATGCTGAACATGGTTGTTCACAGTGTAAaggctcaggctctgctccctgctcacTGTGCCACGGAAGCAAGTTCTCAATGCTGGCAAACAGATTTAGAGAGTCCTACCGGGCTCTGCGGTGTCCGGCGTGCAACGAGAgtgggctgcagccctgccagatCTGTGCTGCCTGACTGGGCTGCCAGCACCATCACCAGGGTTTGTGGAAAACCTGGAATTATTTAACCTTTCGACAGCCTCACTATGGCAAGGTTTGAAATTATGGGAAAGGCACGTTATGCGTATCTCATGGTATGAAACTGCACCTGTGCTCCTGATCGTTCCTCCAGTCTTCCCTGTGTACCTGTCCAGCCTTGGAATCGGCCTGACCCCAGTGTCTGCAGGGTGAATGTATCCCCAACCCAGAGGAAATGGTCAGCGTTTGGAGGTTAAGCATCTGTGTAAATGTCTCTGCACCTGGAACTGAGCTGAAACAGTCCATGTGCTGGCACTATCCCTTCCCGGGGTACTtggtccctggcacagccaggtcTGACCTTCAAGTTCTCCATCAATAAATGCAGCAGGGGTAGGTGCAGCCATAAGTACTGGTACAGGTATGTAATTGGTGCCAGTGCAGTTGGTAACAGTACAAGTGCCCATGCTGTTTGTACAAGCAGTGCCTCCCCTGGGTTTTAACTTGCTGCACACTGAAAGTGATGCTGTCTTTGCTGTTAACTCTGTCTGTtaactctgctctgcagggtcACAGGCATTTCCTGAGGCTTTGCTGATCTTACATTGGTTTTAGCAACACAGTGATTCCTTTGGAGTCTGATTTATGGGAGGAAATTCAAAACCCTTCCCAAACCTGGAGCTACAAAAAATAGGCATGAATGTAATACTATAAATAGAAGGTATTAAGTTTTTAGTCTCCTTGTGAGGAAGGGCTGAACTCCCCTGTATGCTGCGCAGCACTTCTCAGGACCAGACTGAGGGTGAGCAGTCTCTTGCTTAATATTAATCCCATGTTGTAATCTGCAGGAGGTAAACTCTAATTAGTGAGGTGAAGCAAGGATGGGGATACTTTGCAGGCTGCCACTGGTGTACAGAGCAAGAGGGCTGTGAGAGGCtgaggcaaaaggaaaaagggtaattttttttcctcaaagcaTTAACTTATTACATTGTATATTCAGGAGTAATGTCTGTGCAGCTGTAACTCCCATATTACCTCTGAGACCCTGATGAGTTGTAGGCTGCTCATATGTGCTTCATGCTGAGACTGCAAGCCCAGGCAAGGTAATTTATGGCCAAGTTCTGTTTTCCAGTGGTAGGTTACAAGATTTCTCTGCAATACTGAACCGATTCGAAATAATGCTGTTTTAGCTCTTAGACTCCCCACGTGCCTTGTGCTGAAATGGTGGTAGATACTGagggtttatttttcaaaaaagtgCATTAATCTACAGGAGATACTTGATTGGCTTCATTCATCATATCAGGATCTGCAATATGAAAAAATGTGGTCCTTGGGGTATCACTGAGGGCAAATTAGAAATTGCTGTCATGCAGATATCTTTCCTCAACTCTGATTGTTTGATCACAGTTTGTTGGGCTTGTTGGAGAGTTTGCTGGcttaagagaggaaaaaaaggagcaagTGAACTTGTTGCCTGATAATGTTTACAATAAAACTAGATGCAAATACACATTTCTAAAATCAATATTTATTGTTCTGTGGTAATTATGATGTTTCTCAACCTCTGTCACTCCTCCTGGCTGTGTCAGCTGTTCCCATCATCCCAACATGTCACTAGGGCTGCTCTGTCTGCAGCCAGGAGCTGAACTCTGCCCTTGTCCAGTCCAAGCCCTGCAGGTCCCAGTGTCTCAGGAAGTGTGGACCTGTGTGGTGGGACTGGACTTGGGAGCAACATTGTCTgagctgcaggggttggggagggggatttGCTTTCCCCCCTTCCGGGGTACTCCTTTTACTTTAGGTAATGCACTGACTTGATTTACACAATAAATGCTCTTATTTCATGTGACAAAGAAGTTTGAATGTTCTTGCAGCATTGTGGTGAGTGGGCTGTTGAGGAAATGGGACACTAGTCACATgttattgcttttatttctggtaTAGAGGCTCccagaggctgggctgggtgggtgGCATAGGACATGAGCTGGGCCAAGCTGccctcacagccagcactgccctgctccagcctggttCTGTCACCAGCTCAAATCTGCTTGGGGCTGTGGCCCAGCTCTTGTGGGCAGAGCCCTCTGCCCTTGCCGGCAGCCTGGGTGGTGCCACAAAGACCTGTGCTAGGCAACCTTGCTGCCAGGTacagccttgctgctgctgtcctgggcacTGGGAGACAGAGAACACCTCCTGCTATATAACCTTTTATCAAAAATTGTCAGATCCTTGAAAACTGGATTGGTTTATGGGTCAGATAGGAGTGGTAGATGATGTGTTGCACTTCTGCCAAGAAAGAACAagtttttcctgtttgctgAAAGCTCATAAAGACGACACTGGTCTTGCTGAAGTCACCAGGATTCTGCACGTGACCTTAGGTCAGCTGAAGTGCCTATCTCATGAGGGAATAACGGATGAGATACAGGAATCTCTAAAAGATATGGTGCTGAGGTTTTGGTTTGACCACCTATTTTTTCCCTAGTTTTTGAAGACTCAGTAATGGAAGGAATCCCTGCAGTGGTGTCATGCCCTGTAGCAAATACCAGAATGTCCTGTATGTGAAAATCTTTTACCAAGATAAAATCCAAATATCCTCACAAGCACTGGAACTTTGAACACTTATTACTGGCAAAGATGCTTAGTCTGGAatctatttctcttttttctgtcaATCTTCTACCACTGTTCTTGTTTTGCCTTAGAACAGGAATGTGAAAAGATgcatttaatgtttttaaagaaaaaacaagagcaAAAAAGCAaccatttcttctctctctctgctacAGAACTCTTGAGCTGTGTCTGGCAAGCTCAGGCAGCAGAATTCTCCAACCGTGTAGTTGGCCGCCACACCATGGCGAAACAGCGGATGTGCTCCCAAATACTCGAGGGAAAACTCGCAGCAAACTTGGAAGAGAGAAGGCAGCTGGTTTTTCTTGAGGGTTTGGCAGTTCGAGGTGACAGGAACAGCAGGGTTGGTGCTTTTCGTTGTGAAGGATGTGTACCAGAGCAGAAATGCAAATGGAATTGTTTCCTGTGGTACTGGTCCATGTGACTCAGGAAGGGCAGTTGGAGGCTCACAGTGATAATGTGAGGGAACAATAGGAAGGTTAAAACAATACTTGTTTGTACGTGGCAGCAAAGTGCATTGAACGGTTTTAACACAGAATGTGATAGGATTGAAGAGATATTTGCCGTAGTTACTCATAAATGCCTTAGTTAAAGTTGACTTCAGGGCTCCTGCTCTGGTTCTGTCTGTTGTGACTTTGCAGGTGGAACCTCGGAATGTTGTTATGCTGCAAAACAGGGTGGGAAGGTGTGATTAGACGAGCTCTCAGAGGAGACCAGAGCCAAAGCTGCCAGGGTTCTTCAAGGGCATGTTTATGCCAAGACATCTCTTGGCCTGTGGAAATCCACGTGTGGCCTTAACTGTGGCATTTTGTATCAGTTGCAACTTGTGATCCATGAGGGTGGAGCACAGAGGTCCCTTAGACACTGGAAAATGCCACTGTGGGGTTTTCTGGAGTGGCCTTCAGCTGAGCATAAGGGGTTGTTTTAAACTGAGCCTGTGAACTGGGAATCAGAGATTCAGTTCAAGTGTAATGAATTGACCTGTATTTGAAGTGTCTGTATATGAGAGGGTTTTGTCGAACTTTATCACAGTGACTAATCTGCGCAGttggtttttaatttatattcatTCACAGCCACCATCCTTCCAAAGTAGTAACCAAGTGGAGGAATCTGAAAAGCTTTAGCTGAATTTGCAGTATCACTGCCTCATTTCCCTGtggttaaaaaagaaagaacaagaatatttatgaatttaaacattattattttttgcaaGTCTTTGAGGCTGTTGTCTTGATTTACGTGGACTCCATTTGATCTTGTGTGTAAACCCGGCCCTTCTTTGCTTTGAAAAGTTTTGGTTTTACACAAATTGTCCTCTGTGAGCTGCAGTGATTTCTCTCTGCTGTGGAACTCTTTGCCACCTGAGTGGACTGAGATTCCTTTCCAGCAATTTCTGAGAAATGCTACTGTGTCTGGGAACTGCTGCTTCTATAAATGATTGCACACCTTCCAGTCAGCAAAGGTATGTGGGGTCTTAATTCCCTGGATTCAGAATAATGACCAATGTGATCAATTCTGCTTGTTGTTGTTTGTAGAAAACAATCAATGTGTTTGCAGGAAGCCAAGTGGGAGTGCAGGAATTCTTGGTGTGTTTTTATTAGCTGGGTTTTTGCAAGGGGAGAAGGGTCAGTTCTGGTCAGGGCAATGCAAGGGGTGAGCCCAGAACAGCTGGAATGCTGAGGGGTTAGGGGCAGAGGGCTGGTGCTCCCAAACTtgtgtgtgctggtgctgtgcccg comes from the Pithys albifrons albifrons isolate INPA30051 chromosome 15, PitAlb_v1, whole genome shotgun sequence genome and includes:
- the GRXCR2 gene encoding glutaredoxin domain-containing cysteine-rich protein 2 produces the protein MDEPQKKLSQWHEGRPRKVRFKISSAYSGRVLKQVYEDGQELEPPAKEHSRRFLRPSFEPEDHFCAAGEALENRLYWPTALTAQRISILREDQKHSLTATLPLLSDCQLGASHCRASPVVDFGKIIIYTNNLKIIRAPMDQKELMRRIIQTEGINDCTFMCHERKEIFGGGHKKDVEKNVTCNQYVLEDDAEHGCSQCKGSGSAPCSLCHGSKFSMLANRFRESYRALRCPACNESGLQPCQICAA